From the genome of Candidatus Kapaibacterium sp., one region includes:
- a CDS encoding DUF6263 family protein: protein MALCARRVAIAAAISYLLIPSCRPQQAPQAESNVEPFSAGDSLIPVERVTLPETLRYAVQPTEWYDYWMIRLDTLIQDTMRHTSAVRQFYRKVIHAIRPDGRIEVGLRIDTLIASFTLPDTNGTARSFAYDSRSAGDRTNPEFAHLSALLGTEVRMLVTPDGRIDSVFGLDAVLRRLRQLSTDTIPEALEPLMERQLEEQMYLPLQQEYVAFPTAPLDTTRTWRHEYSDVLAAMFPVQNTAEYRIVGARPMGGRQLLEIHAVLRSRPQQRRLQQGPLQVELRQASLSGRGRILADAQQGYTVAKEVRLQSRFEVLLRDTLQQRTENIRQTANSYVEFRLVQRGWLRK from the coding sequence ATGGCGCTTTGTGCGAGAAGAGTAGCAATTGCCGCAGCGATCAGCTACCTCCTCATCCCATCCTGCCGTCCACAGCAGGCTCCGCAAGCTGAATCCAACGTAGAACCTTTCTCCGCTGGTGACTCCCTCATCCCTGTCGAGCGTGTAACCCTACCAGAAACACTCCGCTACGCCGTCCAGCCAACGGAGTGGTACGACTACTGGATGATACGGCTGGACACGCTCATCCAAGACACGATGCGGCACACAAGCGCCGTACGGCAGTTCTACCGAAAAGTCATCCACGCCATTCGGCCCGATGGACGCATCGAAGTAGGCTTGCGAATTGACACCTTGATTGCCAGCTTCACTCTCCCTGACACTAACGGGACTGCGCGAAGCTTTGCGTACGACTCCCGAAGTGCTGGTGACCGGACGAACCCAGAGTTTGCCCACCTATCGGCGCTACTAGGGACTGAGGTGCGTATGCTCGTCACACCCGATGGGCGCATTGATTCCGTCTTCGGGCTCGACGCTGTCCTCCGCCGTCTCCGGCAACTGAGTACTGACACCATACCAGAAGCATTGGAGCCACTCATGGAACGCCAACTGGAGGAGCAGATGTACCTGCCCCTGCAGCAAGAGTACGTTGCCTTCCCCACAGCACCTCTGGATACCACTCGGACATGGCGTCACGAGTACTCGGACGTCCTTGCAGCGATGTTCCCCGTTCAGAACACAGCGGAGTACCGAATTGTTGGTGCCCGCCCTATGGGTGGTCGCCAACTCTTAGAGATTCACGCGGTGCTCCGCTCCCGGCCACAACAGCGCCGTCTCCAGCAGGGCCCGCTACAGGTAGAGCTCCGGCAAGCATCGCTGTCTGGCAGAGGTCGAATCCTGGCCGATGCGCAACAGGGCTACACCGTTGCAAAAGAAGTGCGGCTCCAGTCCCGCTTTGAGGTGCTGCTCCGCGACACTCTCCAGCAGCGGACGGAGAACATCCGCCAGACGGCGAACTCGTATGTGGAATTTCGCCTCGTGCAGCGAGGATGGTTGAGGAAGTGA
- a CDS encoding GAF domain-containing protein, producing the protein MVEEVKRLLRLLTPIDWLAAGVILLGLLIALALDDAAVRLIGVSAALLGAVAFFVLLSQRFGDGLPPASALRSQAARLRKTVQQESRGTRLIFDDFAEAFTTTEGPADADTESLETVEFADPISSVRIVGRRPRQEAATPSVPAQPAQQQPTSPPLAPPARIRAVSLPEFVIAPAAAPAEPRHAFRALIERVLTLVRLITPTRTAALFWLDAERQALFLEAWQSDIPELFRADPRRISLGRDIVSQIASEGRAEIVTEIQPTAELELLPYYREPAKTSSFVGVPILLQNRPVGVLCLDSDQPHAYTATTVSLLGHIVLLIGGLLQNYIQHYELRQKAKVWESVTSLWDLRSAPNGTFEQGLLELFVQLVPAPVALLCLYSPAHRGWRVAALRAPESWSSLQDVLCLLEGTLIGAAIYSGEPQRWNESAHRFRLHPNEPLLAASSYAYAFPLRSETHAYGALYCELTEPLAPQEEELLETVSCWVGGILEHRYWQEQLRGGLWFSAHQGLWTEQGFRHRIAEEIERIACLRGAAVLCALQVDRYGSLAGLSLAQMRTLLSGHVVPLLRAQVRPCDLIGYLAEDMLGLLLPGMELTHAQLWAEGVRKQVATTVFSFEGHRLSLTLSIGLTDLRRHMSAEDALRAVQIALQKALQKGNSVIPYD; encoded by the coding sequence ATGGTTGAGGAAGTGAAGCGCCTCCTGCGCCTCCTTACCCCGATTGATTGGCTCGCTGCTGGCGTCATTCTCTTGGGCCTCCTCATTGCTCTCGCGCTCGACGATGCCGCTGTTCGCCTCATCGGGGTCTCTGCTGCCCTGCTGGGAGCCGTTGCTTTCTTCGTGCTGCTGTCTCAGCGCTTTGGAGATGGGCTACCCCCAGCTTCAGCTCTACGCTCCCAAGCCGCCCGACTCCGGAAGACCGTCCAGCAAGAAAGCCGTGGCACTCGCCTCATCTTCGACGACTTTGCAGAGGCCTTCACTACCACCGAAGGCCCTGCTGACGCTGATACCGAATCCCTCGAGACTGTGGAGTTCGCTGACCCTATCTCCAGCGTCCGGATCGTTGGACGCCGGCCGCGCCAAGAGGCCGCTACCCCATCCGTCCCAGCCCAACCAGCCCAACAGCAACCAACATCGCCTCCGCTAGCACCGCCTGCACGTATTCGGGCGGTCAGCCTCCCCGAGTTCGTCATCGCCCCTGCGGCAGCCCCAGCGGAGCCCCGGCATGCTTTCCGCGCTCTCATTGAACGGGTCCTCACCCTCGTGCGCCTCATCACCCCAACACGGACCGCAGCCCTCTTCTGGCTCGATGCCGAGCGGCAGGCGCTCTTTTTGGAAGCTTGGCAGTCTGACATTCCCGAGCTCTTCCGCGCTGACCCTCGGAGAATCTCCCTCGGGCGTGATATCGTCAGCCAAATCGCCTCAGAAGGGCGGGCAGAGATCGTCACCGAAATCCAGCCCACAGCAGAGTTAGAGCTCCTCCCCTACTACCGGGAACCAGCGAAGACGAGCTCCTTTGTAGGGGTCCCAATCCTGCTACAGAATCGCCCCGTTGGTGTCCTATGCTTGGACAGCGACCAACCCCACGCCTATACGGCAACGACCGTAAGCCTCCTGGGACATATCGTCCTCCTGATTGGCGGGCTCCTGCAGAACTACATCCAGCACTATGAGCTGCGCCAGAAGGCAAAAGTGTGGGAGTCCGTCACCTCCTTGTGGGACCTCCGCTCAGCACCGAACGGTACCTTTGAGCAAGGGCTCCTCGAGCTCTTCGTTCAGCTTGTGCCGGCCCCAGTCGCACTACTCTGCCTCTACAGCCCGGCTCACCGAGGATGGAGGGTTGCCGCTCTACGTGCCCCCGAATCATGGTCGTCACTTCAAGACGTGCTCTGCCTCTTAGAGGGAACGCTCATTGGGGCCGCCATCTACTCTGGTGAGCCACAGCGATGGAATGAATCAGCCCATCGCTTCCGCCTCCATCCCAACGAGCCACTGCTGGCTGCTTCATCTTACGCCTACGCCTTCCCGCTCCGTTCTGAAACGCATGCCTACGGAGCGCTCTACTGTGAACTCACCGAACCATTGGCTCCACAAGAGGAGGAGCTGCTGGAGACCGTAAGCTGCTGGGTCGGTGGAATCTTAGAGCACCGCTACTGGCAGGAACAACTCCGCGGAGGACTCTGGTTCTCGGCGCACCAAGGGCTGTGGACCGAACAAGGATTCCGACACCGAATAGCGGAAGAGATAGAGCGGATCGCCTGTCTACGGGGTGCCGCCGTCCTCTGCGCCCTCCAGGTAGACCGTTATGGCTCTCTTGCTGGACTAAGTTTGGCGCAGATGCGCACACTCCTCAGTGGCCATGTCGTCCCACTGCTGCGCGCGCAAGTACGCCCCTGCGACTTGATTGGCTACCTAGCTGAAGACATGCTCGGGCTGCTCTTGCCGGGCATGGAGCTCACCCATGCCCAACTCTGGGCAGAGGGAGTCCGAAAGCAGGTTGCTACAACCGTGTT